From the genome of Geminocystis herdmanii PCC 6308, one region includes:
- the ndhI gene encoding NAD(P)H-quinone oxidoreductase subunit I: protein MFKFLKQVTDYAKGSVEAAKYIGQGFAVTFDHMSRRPVTVQYPYEKLIPSERFRGRIHFEFDKCIACEVCVRVCPINLPVVDWTFNKAVKKKELKHYSIDFGVCIFCGNCVEYCPTNCLSMTEEYELAAYDRHELNYDNVALGRLPTKVTEDPMVTPLRELGYLPKGVIEPHQK from the coding sequence ATGTTTAAATTTCTCAAACAAGTAACTGATTACGCCAAAGGAAGCGTAGAAGCGGCAAAGTATATTGGGCAAGGATTTGCCGTTACTTTTGATCACATGAGTCGTCGCCCTGTAACGGTACAATATCCCTATGAAAAACTTATCCCCTCCGAAAGATTTAGGGGGAGAATTCATTTTGAATTTGATAAATGTATCGCTTGTGAAGTCTGCGTGAGAGTTTGCCCGATTAACTTACCTGTCGTTGATTGGACGTTTAACAAGGCTGTTAAAAAGAAAGAATTAAAACACTATAGTATCGATTTCGGTGTCTGTATTTTTTGCGGTAATTGCGTAGAATATTGTCCGACTAACTGTTTATCGATGACAGAAGAATATGAGTTGGCAGCGTACGATCGACATGAATTAAACTATGATAATGTCGCCTTGGGGAGATTACCAACTAAAGTAACAGAAGACCCTATGGTAACACCTTTAAGAGAATTAGGATACTTACCCAAAGGAGTGATTGAACCTCATCAAAAATAA
- a CDS encoding NADH-quinone oxidoreductase subunit J: MEISQSVQFIAFVILSVLMIGTALGVVLFDNIVYSAFLLGGVFMSISGLYILLNADFVAAAQILVYVGAVNVLILFAIMLVNKTEIFQQVKGRLIRQVTTGLVCLGLFALLSTMALVTPWQLSSISPAVVENTIVAMGKHFFSDFLLPFEVASVLLLMAMVGAIILARRDLIPEAKQTREIYTTSLTLPEKPRDLISTGKEN, encoded by the coding sequence GTGGAAATCTCCCAAAGTGTGCAGTTTATCGCCTTCGTCATCCTCTCTGTTTTAATGATTGGTACAGCCTTAGGTGTGGTTTTATTTGATAATATCGTTTACTCGGCTTTCCTTTTGGGGGGAGTCTTTATGAGTATTTCTGGTTTATATATTCTTCTCAATGCGGATTTTGTCGCCGCTGCCCAAATCTTAGTTTATGTAGGTGCGGTTAACGTACTAATTTTGTTTGCGATCATGTTGGTGAACAAAACTGAAATTTTCCAACAAGTAAAAGGAAGATTAATTCGTCAAGTGACAACTGGTTTAGTTTGTCTTGGTTTATTCGCTTTGTTGAGTACAATGGCTTTAGTTACTCCTTGGCAATTATCCAGTATCTCTCCCGCCGTGGTTGAAAATACGATCGTGGCAATGGGTAAACATTTCTTTAGTGATTTTCTCTTACCCTTTGAAGTTGCTTCCGTTTTATTGTTAATGGCGATGGTAGGCGCAATTATTTTGGCGCGTAGAGATTTAATTCCCGAAGCGAAACAAACTAGAGAAATTTACACCACATCCCTTACTCTACCCGAAAAACCTAGAGATTTAATTTCTACAGGCAAAGAAAATTAG
- the nuoK gene encoding NADH-quinone oxidoreductase subunit NuoK encodes MQLQYFLILAAALFCIGIYGLITSRNAVRVLMSIELLLNAVNLNLMGFSNYLDPGEIKGQVFAVFVITIAAAEAAVGLAIILAIYRNRDTIDMERFNLLKW; translated from the coding sequence ATACAATTACAATATTTTTTAATTTTAGCCGCCGCTTTATTCTGCATCGGAATCTATGGTTTAATTACCAGTCGTAACGCTGTGCGAGTTTTAATGTCGATCGAATTGTTACTTAATGCTGTTAATCTTAATTTAATGGGATTTTCTAACTATTTAGATCCGGGTGAAATTAAAGGACAAGTATTTGCGGTATTCGTCATTACTATTGCAGCCGCCGAAGCAGCCGTGGGTTTAGCTATTATCTTAGCTATTTATCGTAACCGTGACACCATCGATATGGAGCGTTTT